The Tursiops truncatus isolate mTurTru1 chromosome 20, mTurTru1.mat.Y, whole genome shotgun sequence DNA window CACGTGCTGGGTCGCTTCTCAGCACCTCTACCGCGACCACGAGTTCTCCTCTGAATCACCTGTAAACACACCTTCCTAATTGGCTTCGCTGCTTCTGCCCTTGCTCCACTTTGGAACATTAGGATCACCTGGGCAGTGAAACACTGAGGTCCAGGTCCCATCCCAAATGAAGTTAATCAGCTGCTCAGGTCATTCTGATGTTCAGCTAAGAGTGAGAGCCACTGCTGTGGACGGTGAGATACTGAGggcttttcagcaaatggtgacACAGTCACATGCAGTCCTCAACCTGCACAGCTGCATGTGGTGGTCCTGGTTAGATGTCTTTACTTTGGCAAATGTGGCAGATACAGTGAGAGGTGCAAGATCTGGGGTAGGGTGAACACTTAGCTGGCTACAAAATAAACAAGAGCTGATGAAAGCCCTGAAATGAGGTAGTGGCTGTTGGGATAGAGAAGAATGAACCGGAACATGGAGGGGTAAAGCCCAAATCCGATGGTCCAGGTGGTCATTGACCACGTGGTTGCCGAACCGGGAAAAGATCTGGGTGGGAGACCAgaatgggaagggggaggggagtgcatCGTTTTCTGGGCTCTTCTCATATAaagatttgaatttaaaaaacacGGGGAGACAAAAAACTTTCAATGCTCTAATCTCATCAAAATACGTAATTAGGTACATACTTTCTGTGTTCTCAGTTTTcacttaactatatatatatatatatatatatatatattctcacttaaaaatattttacaggaaGAACTCAACTAAGGGCTGGAGCCATGGGTTCCAACCCTTGTTCTGTCACACTGTGTACGTGACCTCAGGTCAGCATCCTGGGCTTCACTTTGCCCGTCTACACAGCAGACTCAATGCTGCTGACAGgcttacacacacatgcatacatatcaCCGCAGTGCACATGCCTGCCATGTTCAATGGTTATAGTGTTCTGAGGTGGGGTAATTATAGTGAAATAGAGCGCCACGAGGAAAGTAACGGAAATAGAGGGCTGGAAGTACATTTACAGGCACATGCAAGTGAATTCATACCGGCCGGAAGATAGAGCGTCGAGTGAAAACTAATGGCTTTAAGTTTTAAAGACCAAATAAAAGTTTAGCAAGAAAAACTAGTACTTTGCATGAAACAGACTCTCAGAATTCAAATTTAGATCAGAAACCTGCCTTAAGGAAATGTGATGGGAAAGGAGTGTGATTAACTTATCAACACAGTAAATCATCAAGTTCATAGTTAAAACACAACATAGCTGGTGTCCTTACTTCGTTGCTCTTAACTGCCCTCTACTTAACCCACTTGCCAGGTTGACTGACATGCTCCCGTCCTCTGGAAATGCTCTGCTGATGGCCTTGGCAAAAGACTTCGTGGTTAAGTTTGCTGCTTTCCTAGTAAGCGTTAACACTTGTGTTCTCTCCAGTTTAGTTTGCTCAGCAAGACTTGTTTGCTCCCAGAGTCCTTTGTCTGGGAGGTAATTATGTCTCCCATTACATAGATATTACGTAACTGATGAAACTGAGGGCAGAGTTGCCTTTATGCAGACTCAATGGTTGGAAGGGCTCAGCCCACTTGCTAAGCACGCCCAGTAGCAGTGAGCCTGCCCACTGCCCAGATCTGGTTTCTAAATTCCTACCTGTTAAAAAGAGCCAGGGATTCCTGGAGAAATGGGTCATGTCATACCTGGGGCATTTAAAGTGCAAGGTGAACCTGAGATGGCTTTGTCAAAAGGCCATTAagtgcccagggcttccctggtggcacagtggttaagagtccgcctgccaatgcagggtacacgggttcaagccccggtccgggaagatcccacaggccgcggagcaactaagcccgtgcgccacaactactgagcctgtgctctagagcccgcgcgcctagagcctgtgctctgcaacaggagaagccaccacaataagcccgtgcatcgcaacgaagacccaatgcagccaaaaataaataaataaatacatttacaaaaaaataaaaaaaggccaTTAAATGCCCAGAGATTGGAGGGGTAATGTCAAAGGACAAAAGGGCAACTTGAAGGGTTCtaactggccaaatctgggataATTAGAGCATCAGAAACAATGATCATAATTGTTTGTGACACACTGAATCACTCGTCATCACTGCCAGTGACTCCTGCCTCTGAAAACTGGTAATTTAAGGAAAGACTTGAGCATGACCCTACGTGCATTCCCAGCCGATGAAGGAAAGCTCTTCCTTAAAGAATGCCAGTCAgtaaatgtaaaaagaatgaTAGAAAATTGCCATTTTGcagggggaattccctgatggttcagtggttaagactcctcgcttccactgcagggggcacaggttcgatccctggtcgggaactaagattccacacgCCACATGGCGCaaccaaaacaaataaagaaaatcgcCATTTTGCAAATCTTGACGAAATGATTGATTCCGGCAAGGATCATCATCATTGGATCCCAAAACCACCAGATACAAGGCTGTTGGTAAACGGGCTATCCATGCACTGCTGGTGTCAGTGCACAGGCTATCTATTAACTGCAACAGTAAAAACATACCTTACATTGGGAAGATGTGGCGATCAAATTCTGCATCACAGATAGTGAGTCAACCAGATATTAATGAGGCTTTTGTTGTGATGCAATATGAAATACATCTGTGAGGTGTTAATGTCAAAAATTTGTAACCTGAATACACCAAGCCTTTGGCCCTAATTGCAAATTTACAGAAACTAcaggaacaagaaaaacaaaccacaTGTAAACAATCAGGTACCTCCTGAAAGTCAGACATTCTACAACTGATCTGctctatttaaagagaaaaaaaaaagtcctagaaaaaaatcaaaggtggGAAGCTGTTCCAGGTAGATGGAACAGACAATCATATGTAAGGCTTGCAATGAGACTGGATCAATAGGGAAAATGGAAACATGGGCTGAGCACTAGATATCAGTGCTGTTCATTTTTTGAGGTACATAATGTTACTGTGGTTGCTTTTATGAGATGCATGCTTAGTGTTTAGAGGTGAAATGTCTGTAAGTTACTTTCCAATTGTTCAGtaaaaaatatggcaaaatgttaatttttacatCTAGGTGGATAtacaatttgttttattattatttaacttttctgtatatttgcacattttcataataaaaagttggaaataagactgcctgttaaaaaaaacttcagggcttccctggtggcgcagtggttgagggtccgcctgccgaggcaggggcatggtcttgtgccccggtccgggaggatcccacatgccgcggagcggctgggcccgcgagccatggccgctgggcctgtgcgtccggagcctgtgctccgcagcgggagaggccgcaacagtgagaggcccacgtaccgcaaaaaaaaaaaaaaaaaaccaaaccaaaaaaacaacaaaacttcaAAGCGTGGATCAGGCAACTGTAAAAGTGGGAAAAACACAAAGATCTCAGATTctccactattattattattgttattttataagaGCGTCAGTTGCCTCAGTGTTTCAGTGGAAGACCTTATAAATGCATTATTTACATAAAACACACAAAGgtaggaaatacaaatcaatgcAAAGAAAGGCGCTATGGACTGTAACATTCCACACATTCATTCCAGGAGAAAACAACGTTGTGTAAGTTATGAAGTGCTATTATAAAAACTGCATCTTAAATACAATGgttattttttaacatgataACTATGGATAAGCATAATTTGAGTATTATGCAACCTGGAGAAAATCTGCACTTTGTGAAGGATGATTCCGTGACATCAAGGTTAACTATTAGGAGGACAAGGGGAAAGCAACTTCTTGAAGAAAACACTCAACAAGAAAGACTTGAAGATGTTGGTACCCCAGGTCCTTAGccactgcccccccaccccccctgcccCTGGCCAACCAGGTTTTTCCAACGTCCAAATGAAGCTGCATGGTCAACACATGCTTAAATTGGTATTTATGACACCAGAATTTGTATCAGGTTTTCCTCACCTAGCTCAGGAAAACTTCCTCTGCAAAGATGTCCCATGATTTTTCAGGAATATCCCCATTGTTAAGATTTGGGGATTctcattcttcatttttaagtagTTCCTGTCACTAACAAATgaccaatatttattaaatatttctttgcatgtatgcaccaaaaagtattttaaattttgccaatttCACTCCGTATCAGTTACTTCTACCTTATTACTCAAGTCTAACTTGactacttatttattcattaattcaaccaaCATAACTTGACCACCTACCATATGCAAGgcactgaagaaagaaacaagaacaagagGAAGGTCAGCTCTCAGGACATGGTCTTAAATTCTGAGTGCAATGCTGTGGATAGTAAATAGTATTTTTACCCATTTCTATTTGCGTTTCTAccagtttttcttttatgctgCTTGGGACCCCGCAAACTCAGTTATTATTGTTGAATGATTACTGTATCAATGATAGTTTCTGCGTCAATTCTTTTTCCAATGAAACTTTTTTCCCTGTTATTTTAAGAGTAATCCCTATTTTACTTACACATACAAGGAGTACCAATTTCAATTATCCTTTTGAAATCAGTCAtttcagtttcagtttcttcttaTAAACAGgctgaattttgctttttaattcaaGTAGTCATTCATTTTCTTAGGTAAACCAAGTCCAGCAACACTTCAGTTGTAACAGTTGCCTCTGTATTATCTTTCCTCACCCTTACGTCTTCAATTTTTTCCCCCAACCCACTTTCTGCACTGAACTCAAACCTATTTTCCACTACTTGTTTTTTCCTCATACTATTTAAATAGCTGCTTTCATTACTTCCTTAAGATAATGGGGCTGCATCTGGCAACCCATTTTAGCAGGTTTCTTAGGTTCATTCCAGGACGTACTGGTTAACATCATGTCCTTGACTTTATCTTTCATTACTTTAGAAAGCTTTCTATTGCTTAAACCAGCTGTGGTTTTCGGCATTTAAGCCCTGGAAGAATCCAGTTAGGAAGTTTGGGCCCTGAGCACAGCAGGCACTCAAGAAACGTGtttcaaaggaagaaacagaCTTTCTACGGTTAAGTCACAGGGGAACGTTAAGGTATGAATTTTGAAgtcaggtggaaaaaaaaaaaaagtattcttgggcttccctagtggcgcagtggttgagagtccacctgctgattcaggggacacgggttcatgccccagtccgggaagatcccacatgccgcggagcggctgggcctgtgagccatggccgctgagcctgcacgtccggagcctgtgctccgcaacgggagaggccacagcagtgagaggcctgcgtaccacacacacacaaaaaagtattcttatttttttccttctggatgACAGTTGTCAAAAGCTAGTGAAACTAAGTCTAATATGTCTTAAATATTAAGCTTGGGGGTTTAATCTTTGCCTGTAAATTTGTACACGTCTAAGGATTATAGACACATTAGCTTCTCCTAACAGATCATCTTTCATTAAGCTTCTCTTTctttaatgtttcagtatttaaAGCATAATTAAACTGTGGTCACATAGAAATTGTTAAGATACTTtcaactttgtgtttttttttttttttgcaaacctACTGGCTCCACATGGCAGTTATGGTATAataggaaaagggaaataaaaagggGGAAGGGACCTTTACATATTTAAGGCTTCAAAGCTGAGAAGAACTAAAGGCCTGAAAGCAGCTTTTTTTCTGTTACCCCAGGATTACTCTCTGGTGTGAAAGCTCTACTGGATGGAAGCTTTCCCAAGTTACATTCGTAAGGCCTCCTTAAGAAGTACTTGAAACATGGTAAGAGTTGATGAGTTACAGGATTTCGAGTACTCTTACTTTCCTAGGGCTTATTTCTGGAATGAATTAAACGTATCAAATAAAGGTTAAGAAGtgaatgttttcttcttaaatttcacAGTACATTTAAATAGGTTATATCCACATCACTAATTCTGATACTTCTGCTGAGTGATAATCTAACCCATATTGCACTTCTCTTGAATAATGTTTCCAACACAGaatacaaaatagaattttaaatggtTAAGTTTTAAAACCTAAATGAAGTCTCCCATATGCATTAATTACGATGTTTGGCACCTGTATGAACACGCTGATGCTGAATGAGGTTTGTACTCTGGGTGAAGGTTTTACCACATATACGGCATGCATAgggcttctctcctgtgtgaattcTCTGGTGCTGAATAAGGCATGTTCTCTGGCTAAAATCTTTGTCACATTCATTACACTTATAGGGTCTTTCTCCAGTATGAGTTCTCTGATGCTGATTAAGtgatgatgaataaataaacgctttcccacattcattgcatttatagggtttctctccgGTATGGATCCTTTGATGCTGAGTAAGATTTGCACCCTGTCTATATGCTTTCCCACATATATTGCATTTAAAGGGTTTTTCTCCATTGTGAATCCTCTGGTGCTGAGTAAGGTGTACACTCTggctgaaggctttcccacacacACTGCACTTATAGGGTTTCTCTCCGGTATGTGTTCTGTGATGTTGGGTAAGGTTTGCACTCTggctgaaggctttcccacatatattgcatatataggatttctctccagtgtgagtgGTCtgatgctgaataagagtggagGAGTGAgcaaaggcttttccacattcgtTGCATTTATAACACTTCTCTCCAGAATGAATCCTCTGATGTCGGATAAGGTAAGTGCTCTGACTGAACACTTTCCAACACTCATTGCATTTATATGGTTTCTTTCCTGTGTGTATCTTTTGATGCTGAAGGAGGTGTGTGCTCTGGCTGAACGTTTTCCCACACTCGTTGCATATGTAAGGTTTTTCTCCAGTATGAACTCTCTGGTGGTTAATCAGCGATGAACTGTGGCTGAAGGTTTTGCCACACTCCAAGCACTTGTAGGGTTTCTCTCCCGTGTGTGTCCTCTGGTGGATGGTGAGGTGTGCGCGCTGGCTGAAGTCTTTCCCACAGTCGTCGCACTTGTAGGGTTTCTCTCCCGTGTGGATCCGCTGGTGGATGGTGAGGTGTGCGCGTTGGCTGAAGGCTTTCCCGCACTGGTGGCATTCgtagggcttctctccagtgtgcATCCTCTGATGTGCAATGAGGGATGAGACGTGTCTAAACTCTTTCCCACATTCTTCACATTCATAAGACTTCTCTTTGGCATGGCTACTTTGGTGTTTGATGAGGGATGGGTACTTTCTGAACTTCTTCCCACACACATTACACTTATAAGGCTTCTCTCCGGGGTATATCTTCCTGTGTACAATACCGTAAGAGACGTGACTGAAGGTGGCCTTGCTTTCGTCGTACACAGAAGTTTTATCATCTGGTTGGGTATCAAACTGTATCATTAGGTTTGAATGCTTTTCAAAATTACttctatatatatcatatttataGTCTTCTGCACAATCATCTTCTTCTGAAAGGACTGACTTCAAACTGAAATCTCTCTCATTGGTGGGAATTCTCCTGAAGGCCTCTGTTGCTTGCCCCTCCAATCTGTCATCATAGTCATAGGGTTCTTCCAGCTTGATGGTCTTGGTTCCATCCTTTGTGAGTTTAGAAACATTTTCCACCGAAGTACACTCTTGGGCTTCTGTTTCccattctgaaatttaaaaagtacataaaaagtCTTCCTCTATTTGGAGAAAGGAAACTGCCAAAGCAGAAACAAAGTaatgaacataaataaaatgCCTAAAAAGACTATGGCTCTGACAACCTCATAACATGGTCCTTAATGCTTGGGAAAGGAGAATAAGAGGGCAGGAAACAGGAGTAAATTGTTGAAGAAGGAGAGGCTCCTCCCTATTCAACACGAGTGTGGAGTTAATAGAATAGGTTAGGTCAGGCAACAGAGCTAAGAAGTAAAAACAGACGATAAACTGTGGGACAACCTGGGATGAATTTTATTACACAAACATTTATAATCATATAAGCTGTAATTTACATAATGGGTCATAAAGCAGGCTGACTGTCACCACTCCTTCCAATCTACCCTGCACACTGTACGTAATATTCTGGAGGCAGTTTCACGGTGTGTGTTCCGTGTTTTAATACGTCTAGTAACTCTTACAGCCTGAAGCCATGGTTCTCAGGGGTACAATCCCCAGACCAGTGGCGTGAGCATCACTGTCACCTGAAATATGTCAAGTGACTGGGCCCCTCCCAGACATACTGAGTCAGaaaatgggggtggggctgagcccTCCAGGAGGTTTGAATCACACTGAAGTTTCAGGATCAGCGGCTTAAAggacaaaagttaaagaaagaaaagttaaaataccTCCACTCAGTACTGAGACCCCAAATAATCTATCCTTTTCTACTGTACTCCCTCCTCTATCACAACTCATATTCAGCTTAAAGTTCAAAGTTATCCACATAACTTAGAACTATGTCCTTATAATCTTCTAAAGGTGCCACTAATTCCAGACTCCAGGCTTCTCTTATGACACCTTCTCCACCTACTGAAAAAGATGCTTATGGCCCAGCTCatgtttctctcctccttcttagAATCCTAAAGTACAGATTAGGTTGCATCATATGAAACTGCCTTTTTTGTAGGTCAATCTGGCTGAATATCACCAGTTTCATATGGTCCAACCTAATAAAATATTGGGCCCATGGCAGAACTTGgctttatattattatttcacagtttggtgtgtttcttgtattttcaacTCAGATGCAAACTCTGGAAATGGCTTATGCTTCTTTTACATTTCCTTCAGAAAAGCACACATTTTTAAACCAGTCAGTTTACTGGTAATTCAGAAATTAAGATCATTAAGCAGGgcttaaatatgtgtatataactAACTGGAAAGGACCGATTAGAAGTGTTAAATATCAAACAGTGGTGTAATATTTCTAGCAGAAGAGATCAGTGTTGACCAGGTAATGAAGCAACACTTTTAGCGCAGATCTGGTTTGGGCTGAACCTGAAAGAATGGCTGGGTCCTGTATGATGTAAAGACCATAAAGTTCTGAGACAAGAACGGCCATCGAAAGCCAACACTACTGCTCGATTTGTGAATCATCAAAGTTTCCATTCCCTCAGGTATGACTGATGAGATGCCCTAACCAAAGGTTCAACTTATACGTCTCTGACCtgataagaaagtgaaatccTCAAAGCCAAAAATCAAGTGAGAGCAGGAAGACCAGAAGTCAGAAAAAGTTGAAGCTGGCTTCCTGAGACACTCCTCCATCCTGCTGACGACCTTCAGCTTCCCCTTGAGGGTGCAAGGGGCTCGGGGGCCAGAAGACAAAGCCTGCAGCCAACCTGGGGCAGCTGGCAGGAGTCTGCACACTCTGTGCTACACCCTGTATAAGGACAGgctagaaaaacaaacaaaacccaaacaccTCACCTctacagaaggaaaagaggaccTTGCCTTTCTCAGTTTTATGCTCTTTGGTGGGAGCAAAATCTCCCCCCAAAATACATAATCATAAATTGCCCCTCTTGTGGGTTTACAGCCTTAATTCAACCTGAATC harbors:
- the ZNF287 gene encoding zinc finger protein 287 isoform X1, yielding MFSPSKRTTSSSRAQVLLMWKPDKAQSGPRSAEKETLASRLLRDTETCRQNFRNFPYPDLAGPRKALNQLRELCLKWLRPEIHSKEQILELLVLEQFLSILPGEVRTWVKSQYPKSSEEVVTLVEDLTQILEEEAVPQSSTLSQETPEEDPKGRQAFQAGWLNDFVTKESMTFTDVAVDITREDWELMRPVQKELYKTVTLQNYWNMVSLGLTVYRPTVIPILEEPWMVIKEILEGPSPEWETEAQECTSVENVSKLTKDGTKTIKLEEPYDYDDRLEGQATEAFRRIPTNERDFSLKSVLSEEDDCAEDYKYDIYRSNFEKHSNLMIQFDTQPDDKTSVYDESKATFSHVSYGIVHRKIYPGEKPYKCNVCGKKFRKYPSLIKHQSSHAKEKSYECEECGKEFRHVSSLIAHQRMHTGEKPYECHQCGKAFSQRAHLTIHQRIHTGEKPYKCDDCGKDFSQRAHLTIHQRTHTGEKPYKCLECGKTFSHSSSLINHQRVHTGEKPYICNECGKTFSQSTHLLQHQKIHTGKKPYKCNECWKVFSQSTYLIRHQRIHSGEKCYKCNECGKAFAHSSTLIQHQTTHTGEKSYICNICGKAFSQSANLTQHHRTHTGEKPYKCSVCGKAFSQSVHLTQHQRIHNGEKPFKCNICGKAYRQGANLTQHQRIHTGEKPYKCNECGKAFIYSSSLNQHQRTHTGERPYKCNECDKDFSQRTCLIQHQRIHTGEKPYACRICGKTFTQSTNLIQHQRVHTGAKHRN
- the ZNF287 gene encoding zinc finger protein 287 isoform X2; this translates as MTFTDVAVDITREDWELMRPVQKELYKTVTLQNYWNMVSLGLTVYRPTVIPILEEPWMVIKEILEGPSPEWETEAQECTSVENVSKLTKDGTKTIKLEEPYDYDDRLEGQATEAFRRIPTNERDFSLKSVLSEEDDCAEDYKYDIYRSNFEKHSNLMIQFDTQPDDKTSVYDESKATFSHVSYGIVHRKIYPGEKPYKCNVCGKKFRKYPSLIKHQSSHAKEKSYECEECGKEFRHVSSLIAHQRMHTGEKPYECHQCGKAFSQRAHLTIHQRIHTGEKPYKCDDCGKDFSQRAHLTIHQRTHTGEKPYKCLECGKTFSHSSSLINHQRVHTGEKPYICNECGKTFSQSTHLLQHQKIHTGKKPYKCNECWKVFSQSTYLIRHQRIHSGEKCYKCNECGKAFAHSSTLIQHQTTHTGEKSYICNICGKAFSQSANLTQHHRTHTGEKPYKCSVCGKAFSQSVHLTQHQRIHNGEKPFKCNICGKAYRQGANLTQHQRIHTGEKPYKCNECGKAFIYSSSLNQHQRTHTGERPYKCNECDKDFSQRTCLIQHQRIHTGEKPYACRICGKTFTQSTNLIQHQRVHTGAKHRN